The Methanohalophilus levihalophilus genome has a segment encoding these proteins:
- a CDS encoding 30S ribosomal protein S3, whose translation MAVEKKFVKEGYVKASLDEYFAKQLNRAGYGGMELNRTPMGTQIVVYSEKPGMVIGKAGKVIRKLTRDIDRIYELDNPQIDAQEVRRPELNAQMMATRLASSIERGWYFRKAGHNAMRAIMNSGALGCEIIISGKLTGARSRVEKMVDGYIKHAGKPVDDIVDEGFAVAVKKLGTLGCKVRIIPPGAVLPDAYDMVKVEPEAEAPSEVAEAPETQGVEDLVEAEATGEVAEAEDVESTEKATEEPATPAVDAEAAEAPEAEVKPEETVAEKAEETATEAGTLEEAATEEALSDEQRREVDGVWQHKHEEHNYWHPIARVHKEA comes from the coding sequence ACTTAATCGTGCAGGCTATGGTGGAATGGAATTAAACCGTACACCAATGGGTACACAGATTGTTGTGTATTCCGAAAAGCCCGGAATGGTTATTGGTAAGGCTGGAAAAGTTATCCGTAAACTTACCCGTGATATCGACAGGATATATGAACTGGACAACCCGCAGATTGATGCACAGGAAGTTCGCAGGCCTGAACTTAATGCCCAGATGATGGCTACAAGGCTTGCTTCCTCCATTGAGCGTGGATGGTATTTCCGAAAAGCAGGTCACAATGCAATGCGCGCAATTATGAATTCCGGTGCATTGGGATGTGAAATTATTATTTCCGGAAAACTGACCGGTGCAAGGTCAAGGGTAGAAAAGATGGTTGATGGTTACATCAAACATGCCGGTAAACCTGTTGATGATATTGTAGATGAAGGCTTTGCAGTCGCTGTCAAGAAACTTGGTACTCTTGGCTGCAAAGTAAGGATTATTCCTCCTGGGGCAGTCCTTCCCGATGCTTATGACATGGTGAAGGTAGAACCAGAGGCAGAAGCACCTTCAGAGGTTGCAGAAGCTCCTGAAACCCAGGGTGTTGAAGATCTTGTAGAAGCTGAGGCAACAGGAGAAGTTGCAGAAGCCGAAGATGTTGAATCTACTGAGAAAGCTACAGAAGAGCCCGCAACTCCAGCTGTGGATGCTGAAGCGGCTGAAGCCCCAGAAGCGGAAGTTAAACCTGAGGAAACTGTTGCAGAAAAAGCTGAAGAAACAGCTACTGAAGCAGGAACACTTGAGGAAGCTGCAACTGAAGAGGCTTTGTCCGATGAACAGCGCAGGGAAGTTGATGGTGTCTGGCAGCACAAGCATGAAGAGCACAACTACTGGCATCCAATAGCCCGTGTTCACAAGGAGGCATAA
- the rpmC gene encoding 50S ribosomal protein L29, which produces MAILKTKEVRNMSPNERMDEVEKLRTELIRENALASAGGAPDNPGRIRELKRTIARIKTIQKEMKEI; this is translated from the coding sequence ATGGCCATTCTTAAAACAAAAGAAGTCAGGAACATGTCCCCAAATGAACGCATGGATGAAGTAGAAAAGCTCAGGACTGAGCTTATTCGTGAAAATGCACTGGCATCCGCTGGCGGAGCACCGGATAATCCGGGACGTATCCGGGAGCTTAAGAGAACCATTGCACGGATCAAGACAATCCAGAAAGAAATGAAGGAGATCTGA